The nucleotide window gtgttctataccagccctgtgtctataccagccctgtggtctataccagccctgtgttctataccagccctgtggtctattccagccctgtggtctataccagccctgtgttctataccagccctatgttctataccagccctgtgtctattCCAGTCCTGTggtctataccagccctgtgtctataccagccctgtgttctattcCAGCCCTGTGTCTATTCCAGTCCTGTGGTCTATTCCAGCCCTGTggtctataccagccctgtgttctataccagccctgtgttctataccagccttGTATTCTAAATCAgccctgtgtctgtgttctataTAAGCCCTATGCATGTGTTCTATACAGATCTATGTTCTACACCGGCCCTATGGTCTATACCAGCCCAATGTCTGTATTCTATCCTGGCCCTATAGTCTATACCAGCCCTATGTCTGTATTCTATACCAgtcctgtgttctataccagccctatgTCTGTATTCTATACCAgttctgtgttctataccagccctatgTCTGTATTCTATACCAGTcttgtgttctataccagccctatgTCTGTGTTCTATATAAGCCCTATCTATGTGTCATGCAGGGCTTgtgtatgtcatgcaataaaatgctaattaaaatgcaaattaatcacttaaaaatcatataatgtgattttctggatttttgttttagattccatctctcacagttgaagtgtacctatgataaaaattacagacctctacatgctttgtaagtaggaaaacctgcaaaatcggcagtgtatccaatacctgttctccccactgtatatcgacATATGATTTAAGGCCTTTACGTCTGTGTTATGACTGACCAAAGGGATCTAACTTTAAATAAAGTGCAGCGTCCTATAATGTCTAGTCTTTAtggatgtgttatgaatgaccgAAGGTGTCTCACTTCAGACTAAGTATTACAGGACGTGACATAATGTGTCAATTAATAGGTTATTAACGTTCTGATGATTTATGAAGGTTCTCTGATGATCCACAGGTGGGTGTAAGAGGTATTTAAATAGGTTGATggacctgcagagtgtgtgtgtgtgtgtgtgtgtgtgtgtgtgtgtgtgtgtgtgtgtgtgtgtgtgtgtgtgtgtgtgtgtgtgtgtgtgtgtgtgtgtgtgtgtgtgtgtgtgtgtgtgtgtgtgtgtgtgtgtgtgtgtcagaaccaAGATGATTTGGACTAGTTTCAACCTGAGACTACCTCACCAGGTGTTCCTCCTCTGTTCCCATGCAGGAGACCAGCGCTTGATTACAACCTGTTACAATGGTGCCAGGACAATCTGTGTCGTGTTCCCTATTCTCTACCATTCACtcagaagtgtgcacttgtttacTCTATATCTCTTGGAATCTATGAGGGGGAGCACACCGGTGAATAGCTCACGAGATAGGATAGCGAATCAGACGACAGCGTCAGACACTTCGACAAAggaggaaaaagagagacagaaaaataGACAGAGAAGTAAAGGAGAAAGTGTGTTTGACATCAGGACTTCCATTGTGATATAAAGCAGTGCATTACTCTGATTCTCAGGGTCTGCTCTACCTAAGCCTTGTCCAAACCAGAACAGTCCATAGGACaggagtctatctcctgtttctgtagcgtgaggcagcgtGATGAACAGTACACTCCTTGACAGGACGGAAGTCTATCTAGGTCAGACATAAATATCAAATCTTTATTGTCCGTTTAAAGTTGAAATGGAATACGTTCTCTCAACTTGTCAGCTGAGATGTTCTGTTTTGCATAATTTGTCATCATGTTGGAAGGCAGCCTCTTTAACAGGTCAACAGAGAGCTGTGTTAGTGTTTTgtctctctcctgttatctcccttctttttctctctccatctatccatcaAGTTGAATGTCCCCTCCCTTCTCTCGGTATTTGTGTCTGTCTTCCTCGTCTCTGTCtccagctctgtgtctgtcttcttcgtctctgtctctgtatctgtcttcctcgtctctgtctccagctctgtgtctgtcttcctCGTCTCTGTCTCCAGCTCTATCTGTCTTCCTCGTCTCTGTCTCCAGCTCTATCTGTCTTCCTCGTCTCTGTCtccagctctgtgtctgtcttcctcgtctctgtctccagctctgtgtctgtcttcctcgtctctgtctccagctctgtgtctgtcttcctCGTCTCTGTCTCCAGCTCTATCTGTCTTCCTCGTCTCCAGCTCCAGCTTTGTGTCTGTCTTCCTCGTCTCTGTCtccagctctgtgtctgtcttcctcgtctctgtctccagctctgtgtctgtcttcctcgtctctgtctccagctctgtgtctgtcttccttgtctctgtctccagctctgtgtctgtcttcttcgtctctgtctccagctctgtgtctgtcttcctCGTCTCTGGCTCTGTATCTGTCTTCCTCGTCTCTGTCtccagctctgtgtctgtcttcctCGTCCCAGGCTCTGTATCTGTCTTCCATCGTCTCTGTCTCCAGCTTTGTGTCTGTCTTCCTCGTCTCTGTCtccagctctgtgtctgtcttcctCGTCTCCggctctgtgtctgtcttcctCGTCTCTGGCTCTGTATCTGTCTTCCTCGTCTCTGTCtccagctctgtgtctgtcttcctcgtctctgtctccagctctgtgtctgtcttcctcgtctctgtctccagctctgtgtctgtcttcctcgtctctgtctccagctctgtgtctgtcttcctcgtctctgtctccagctctgtgtctgtcttcctCGTCTCTGTCTCCAGCTCTGTATCTGTCTTCTTCGTCTCTGTCtccagctctgtgtctgtcttcctCGTCTCTGGCTCTGTATCTGTCTTCTTCGTCTCTGTCtccagctctgtgtctgtcttcctCGTCTCTGGCTCTGTATCTGTCTTCCTCGTCTCTGTCtccagctctgtgtctgtcttcctcgtctctgtctctgtatctgtcttcctcgtctctgtctccagctctgtgtctgtcttcctCGTCTCTGTCTCCAGCTCTGTATCTGTCTTCCTCGTCTCCAGCTCCAGCTTTGTGTCTGTCTTCCTCGTCTCTGTCtccagctctgtgtctgtcttcctcgtctctgtctccagctctgtgtctgtcttcctcgtctctgtctccagctctgtgtctgtcttcctcgtctctgtctccagctctgtgtctgtcttcctCGTCTCTGTCTCCAGCTTTGTGTCTGTCTTCTTCGTCTCTGTCtccagctctgtgtctgtcttcctCGTCTCTGGCTCTGTATCTGTCTTCCTCGTCTCTGTCtccagctctgtgtc belongs to Salvelinus alpinus chromosome 28, SLU_Salpinus.1, whole genome shotgun sequence and includes:
- the LOC139556899 gene encoding enolase-phosphatase E1-like, whose protein sequence is MSNWCTHKTDTELETETRKTDTEPETRKTDTELETETRKTDTELETEMRKTDTEPETRKTDTELETETRKTDTELETETRKTDTELETETRKTDTELETETRKTDTELETETRKTDTELETETRKTDTEPETRKTDTELETETKKTDTKLETETRKTDTELETETRKTDTELETETRKTDTELETETRKTDTELETETRKTDTKLELETRKTDTELETETRKTDTELETETRKTDTETETRKTDTELETETRKTDTEPETRKTDTELETETKKTDTEPETRKTDTELETETKKTDTELETETRKTDTELETETRKTDTEFQEI